GCTGCTGTCACTGGGGAACCCGGAGCTGATCAACCGCGCCCTGCCCCACCTGACGTCGAGGAAGCCCGAGTCGTTCTGGAGCTCGGGACAGTGGATGACGGAGCGGACGGGCGGCTCGGACGTGGGGCTGACGCAGACCCAGGCGAGGCGGTCACCGGAGGGCTGGAGACTGTACGGGACGAAGTGGTTCACCTCGGCGACGACGGCGCAGATGGCGCTGACGCTGGGGAGGCCGGAGGGGAACGGACCCGGGGGCAAGGGGCTGGCGATCTTCTACGTGGAGACGCGGAAGCCGGACGGGAGCCTGAACGGAATCCAGATCAACCGGCTGAAGGACAAGCTGGGAACGAGGAAGGTGCCGACGGCGGAGCTGACGCTGGACGGGACGCTGGCGACACCGGTGGCGGGGCTGACGGACGGCATCCGGAACATGGCGTGGATGCTGAACGTGACGCGGACGTGGAACGCGATGGGCGCCGCGTGGAGCATGAGGCGGGCGCTGGCGCTGGCGAGGGACTACGCGAGCAAGCGGGTGCAGTTCGGGGCGCGGCTGTCGGAGAAGCCGCTGCACGTGGACACGCTGGCGGGGCTGGAGGCGGAGTTCCACGGAGGCTTCCTGCTGGCGTTCCGGGCGGTGGAGCTGCTGGGGAAGATGGAGGCGAAGACGGCGACGGAGGAGGAGCTGCTGTTGCAGCGGCTGGTGACGCCGTTGGCGAAGCTGACGACGGGGCGGCAGGTGGTGCACGTGACGTCGGAGGCGGTGGAGAGCTTTGGCGGAGCGGGCTACGTGGAGGACACGGGGCTGCCGAGGGTGCTGGCGGACGCGCAGGTGCTGTCCATCTGGGAGGGGACGACGAACGTGCTGTCGCTGGACACGCTGAGGGCGATGGCGAAGGGGGGCTCGCTGGAGGCGCTGTACACGGACGTGGAGCGGCGGCTGAGCGCGGCGAAGAACGCGGGCCTGCGGCCGTGCGTGGCGGCGGCGCAGGACGCGCTGGAGAAGGCGCGAACGTGGGTGATGAAGGCGATGGAGAACCCGGCGGGGGTGGAGGCCGGAGCGAGGCGGTTCTCGCTGACGCTGGGCCGCACCTACGAGCTGGCGCTGCTGGTGGAGCACGCGCAGTGGTGCCTGGACA
This is a stretch of genomic DNA from Archangium violaceum. It encodes these proteins:
- a CDS encoding acyl-CoA dehydrogenase family protein; amino-acid sequence: MSFFQEPPRLGNQYEDDTLLRSYLARVLPRDMRAGLEEELRDLGELGGRYFYEFQLRDRLNEPELTQWDAWGHRVDHIEVSPLWKEAEALAARRGLVAVAYEQKNGEHSRIHQFALNYLVQPSLDVYSCPLAMTDGAARTLLSLGNPELINRALPHLTSRKPESFWSSGQWMTERTGGSDVGLTQTQARRSPEGWRLYGTKWFTSATTAQMALTLGRPEGNGPGGKGLAIFYVETRKPDGSLNGIQINRLKDKLGTRKVPTAELTLDGTLATPVAGLTDGIRNMAWMLNVTRTWNAMGAAWSMRRALALARDYASKRVQFGARLSEKPLHVDTLAGLEAEFHGGFLLAFRAVELLGKMEAKTATEEELLLQRLVTPLAKLTTGRQVVHVTSEAVESFGGAGYVEDTGLPRVLADAQVLSIWEGTTNVLSLDTLRAMAKGGSLEALYTDVERRLSAAKNAGLRPCVAAAQDALEKARTWVMKAMENPAGVEAGARRFSLTLGRTYELALLVEHAQWCLDNGHGPKTMAAARRLMRNGVDQIAEMDLDDSRLLMS